In Jejubacter calystegiae, the following are encoded in one genomic region:
- the pcaD gene encoding 3-oxoadipate enol-lactonase, which yields MTIHYQLEGRDDAPVVILSNSLGTDLSMWNGQRDALLPHFRVLRYDTHGHGQTPKSGKVTLAQLGEDVLNIMTREGIDKAHFCGISMGGLTGLWLARFAPERFYSVTVANSAAKIGDQAGWLSRARTVRQEGMPVVAAGAADRWFTRAFRQKSPAVVEPLVHTLAASNAEGYAECCEALAGADLRAEVGEIALPLLLIAGEADPVTTVADSEFLREQVSGAQMVTLPASHLSNIEAASQFNAALLSFLQQQEG from the coding sequence ATGACTATTCATTACCAGCTTGAAGGGCGCGACGATGCGCCGGTGGTGATTCTCTCTAACTCGCTGGGAACCGACCTGTCGATGTGGAACGGCCAGCGTGATGCACTGCTGCCGCACTTCCGGGTGCTGCGCTACGACACCCACGGTCACGGCCAGACCCCTAAGAGCGGGAAAGTAACGCTGGCGCAGCTGGGCGAGGACGTGCTGAATATCATGACCCGTGAGGGGATCGACAAGGCCCATTTTTGCGGGATATCTATGGGCGGGCTGACCGGTCTGTGGCTGGCGCGCTTTGCGCCAGAGCGGTTTTACAGCGTGACGGTCGCCAACAGCGCGGCGAAGATAGGCGACCAGGCTGGCTGGCTTTCCCGGGCCCGCACCGTACGCCAGGAAGGCATGCCGGTGGTGGCCGCCGGCGCCGCCGATCGCTGGTTCACCCGGGCGTTTCGCCAGAAGTCGCCCGCGGTGGTGGAGCCGCTGGTGCATACGCTTGCTGCCAGCAATGCCGAAGGCTACGCCGAATGCTGTGAAGCGCTGGCCGGTGCCGACCTGCGGGCAGAAGTGGGGGAGATCGCGCTGCCGCTACTGCTGATTGCCGGTGAGGCGGATCCGGTGACCACGGTGGCCGACAGTGAATTCCTGCGCGAGCAGGTTTCGGGCGCCCAAATGGTAACGCTGCCTGCTTCGCATCTGTCGAACATCGAAGCCGCCAGCCAGTTCAATGCCGCGCTGCTGAGCTTTTTGCAGCAGCAGGAGGGGTAA
- the pcaC gene encoding 4-carboxymuconolactone decarboxylase: protein MHDDERYQQGMEVRRAVLGDAHVDRTLENLSPLNEEFQNFITRYAWGETWTRPGLSRHTRSMITIAMLIALNREAELKMHLRAARNNGVTRDELKELIMHSALYCGLPAANATLHLAQQVFDEQDDV, encoded by the coding sequence ATGCACGATGATGAACGCTATCAGCAGGGAATGGAGGTGCGGCGCGCGGTGCTGGGCGATGCCCATGTCGACAGAACGCTGGAAAACCTGAGCCCGCTAAATGAAGAGTTCCAGAACTTCATCACCCGCTACGCCTGGGGAGAAACCTGGACCCGACCGGGTCTGAGCCGCCATACCCGCAGCATGATCACCATCGCCATGCTGATTGCCCTGAACCGCGAAGCGGAGCTAAAAATGCATCTGCGGGCCGCCCGTAATAACGGCGTCACCCGGGACGAGCTGAAAGAGCTGATTATGCATTCGGCACTGTATTGCGGTCTGCCCGCCGCCAACGCCACGCTGCACCTGGCCCAACAGGTGTTTGACGAGCAGGACGACGTCTGA